One genomic window of Polyangiaceae bacterium includes the following:
- a CDS encoding MATE family efflux transporter — protein sequence MASSPPNELAPSSTATSASLGKQLLALAIPAASTSLLETLVFLADRVMLGRYSRDALASMQVQGPVVWSLFSVFMALCVGGVSVVARNIGAERFARAQAASRSVVRLAGFAGVSVAVVGWLLTPQIAALIGPASPTIQGLSVSYLRVALLGFPGLFIATGASMVLGASGDTKTPLRAAVVSNVLNVGLNQLLIFGYAPLGVPSLGVRGAAIASSVAFSVQALLILRSLLKAECPVSAAGFWKIPEETDTIARREIVRLSVPVVVERVIFHLGFLAYVSVITRLGPLVMASNQALVTLESVCFLSAQGFGVATAALVGQSMGRGDIPRARRAGFLGAMLAAGFLSAFGLLIWLSAPLTLELFTPAEGSAAGLIEEGLKAAPLLALSQPFMAYAAVLSDALRGAGATRLPVGVTILGIIGVRLPLVIWLGIELGWGTFGVWGASTVDWMVRTACCVLLFAGPWWTRAKVEA from the coding sequence GTGGCTTCCTCTCCCCCAAACGAACTGGCTCCTTCGAGCACGGCGACTTCGGCGAGCCTTGGCAAGCAGCTGCTCGCGTTGGCGATCCCAGCGGCTTCGACCAGCTTGCTGGAGACCCTCGTGTTCCTCGCGGATCGCGTGATGCTTGGGCGTTACTCACGGGACGCCCTCGCCAGCATGCAGGTGCAGGGACCGGTGGTGTGGTCGCTGTTCAGCGTGTTCATGGCGCTCTGCGTGGGCGGCGTGAGCGTCGTCGCGCGCAATATCGGTGCCGAACGCTTTGCGCGGGCTCAGGCAGCGAGCCGCAGCGTGGTGCGTTTGGCGGGGTTTGCGGGGGTGAGTGTGGCAGTCGTTGGTTGGCTCCTCACGCCGCAGATCGCGGCGCTGATCGGCCCTGCTTCGCCAACGATTCAAGGGCTTTCCGTGAGCTACCTGCGGGTGGCGCTGCTGGGCTTTCCCGGGCTCTTTATCGCGACGGGCGCGTCGATGGTGCTTGGAGCGAGCGGCGACACCAAGACGCCGCTGCGCGCCGCGGTCGTCAGCAACGTGCTCAACGTGGGACTGAACCAGCTGCTGATCTTTGGTTACGCGCCCCTCGGTGTGCCGAGCCTCGGCGTGCGCGGTGCGGCGATCGCCTCGAGCGTTGCGTTCAGTGTGCAGGCGCTCTTGATCTTGAGGAGCTTGCTCAAGGCTGAATGCCCGGTGAGCGCCGCTGGGTTCTGGAAGATCCCCGAGGAGACGGACACCATCGCACGGCGCGAAATCGTGCGGCTGTCGGTGCCGGTGGTGGTCGAGCGCGTGATCTTTCATCTGGGGTTTCTGGCGTATGTCAGCGTGATCACTCGCCTAGGGCCGCTGGTGATGGCCAGCAATCAGGCCCTGGTGACCCTCGAGTCGGTGTGCTTCCTCTCGGCCCAGGGCTTTGGAGTCGCGACGGCGGCGCTGGTGGGTCAGTCCATGGGGCGCGGTGACATCCCGCGGGCGCGCCGCGCGGGTTTCCTTGGGGCAATGCTAGCCGCTGGCTTTTTGAGCGCATTTGGCCTCTTGATCTGGCTCTCCGCGCCGCTAACCCTTGAGCTGTTTACCCCGGCGGAAGGTAGCGCCGCCGGTCTCATCGAGGAGGGCCTCAAGGCGGCGCCGCTGCTGGCCCTTTCTCAGCCCTTCATGGCGTACGCCGCAGTGCTTTCCGACGCCTTGCGAGGTGCTGGGGCGACGCGCTTGCCGGTGGGTGTGACCATCCTCGGTATCATCGGTGTGCGCCTGCCGCTGGTGATCTGGCTCGGCATCGAACTCGGCTGGGGCACCTTCGGTGTGTGGGGTGCCAGCACCGTCGACTGGATGGTGCGCACCGCGTGCTGCGTGCTGTTGTTCGCTGGTCCGTGGTGGACACGAGCGAAAGTCGAAGCATAA
- a CDS encoding AraC family transcriptional regulator: MTTDFERRLMRVIDQVHDHPAEDLNLDRLARVAALSPYHFHRVFRGITGETLAHMVRRVRMERAATWLTFGTLPIAEIAQAVGYPNVASFTRVFGEMYGLPPGAYRERGTHRPQLLNLRQGEKHMTRPVEIRTEPARRLAGILHRGPYQELTLAINQLFGTLAARNLMDQNQGMACVFHDDPHAVQSPELRSHCGVIVNAEFPVEAPLEELNLPGGRYAVMLHKGPYSGLSEAYDELFSVWLPSSGQEPGEVPLFETYLNSAQDTPPDQLETEIHLKLKD; this comes from the coding sequence ATGACGACGGACTTCGAACGGCGGCTGATGCGGGTGATCGACCAGGTGCACGATCACCCCGCTGAGGACCTGAATCTCGATCGCCTGGCTCGCGTAGCCGCGCTGAGCCCCTACCACTTTCACCGCGTGTTTCGCGGGATCACCGGGGAAACGCTGGCTCATATGGTGCGCCGCGTGCGCATGGAACGCGCAGCCACCTGGCTCACCTTCGGCACCCTGCCGATCGCAGAGATCGCGCAAGCCGTCGGCTACCCCAACGTCGCGAGCTTCACCCGCGTTTTCGGTGAGATGTACGGGTTGCCACCCGGTGCTTATCGCGAGCGCGGCACACACCGACCTCAACTATTGAACCTACGTCAAGGAGAGAAACACATGACCAGACCCGTTGAAATCCGCACTGAACCCGCCCGCCGCCTGGCTGGCATTCTACACCGCGGGCCCTATCAAGAGCTGACGCTGGCCATCAATCAGCTGTTCGGGACACTTGCCGCGCGGAACCTGATGGATCAGAACCAGGGCATGGCCTGCGTGTTCCATGACGACCCGCACGCGGTGCAGAGCCCGGAGCTCCGCAGCCACTGCGGAGTGATCGTAAACGCCGAATTTCCCGTCGAAGCACCGCTCGAGGAGCTGAACTTGCCGGGTGGGCGCTACGCCGTGATGCTCCACAAGGGCCCGTATAGTGGGCTCTCGGAGGCTTACGACGAGCTGTTCTCCGTCTGGTTGCCAAGCTCCGGTCAGGAGCCAGGTGAGGTGCCGTTGTTCGAGACCTATCTCAACAGCGCCCAGGACACACCACCGGACCAACTCGAAACGGAGATCCACCTCAAGCTCAAAGACTGA
- a CDS encoding SGNH/GDSL hydrolase family protein: MIPKAVLIPKAVLIPKAVFDPQGSVDPQGNDMKHSQLSALASKLTCGLILLGAGAFACSGATPPPAEPTPPPSETSEVSSVTTTHPAPETWDASTAPTASDAGAPTADAAPEAEALSAPLELPKGSVVLHIGDSFAGALGVPLNEELRSRGLVSHLRFKTASFIPNWAGGYDLGAYIAQLKPDLVLITLGANEMAMKDPTLRVPLIKKIVKRLNGTPCVWIATPLWGMDNGLMDLIRDNSAPCRFMDTNKIHPGMPRLSDKIHPTIAARKGWAKVVVEWLQNEREPTPAQVWHLKGTPVGAEPEPGAAK; this comes from the coding sequence TTGATCCCCAAGGCAGTGTTGATCCCCAAGGCAGTGTTGATCCCCAAGGCAGTGTTTGATCCCCAAGGCAGCGTCGATCCCCAAGGCAATGACATGAAGCACTCTCAGCTCTCCGCGCTAGCGTCGAAACTCACCTGCGGTCTCATCCTGCTGGGCGCTGGTGCGTTTGCCTGCAGTGGCGCAACACCACCGCCCGCAGAGCCCACGCCGCCACCGAGCGAGACGAGCGAGGTCTCGAGTGTGACCACGACCCACCCCGCGCCAGAGACGTGGGATGCATCAACCGCGCCGACGGCGTCCGACGCGGGCGCGCCCACGGCTGACGCGGCCCCCGAAGCGGAGGCGCTCAGCGCGCCCCTGGAGCTGCCAAAGGGCAGCGTGGTGCTGCACATCGGCGACTCGTTCGCAGGGGCTCTGGGGGTACCGCTCAACGAAGAGCTGCGCTCCCGGGGCCTGGTGAGCCACCTGCGCTTCAAGACGGCTTCGTTCATCCCGAACTGGGCTGGCGGCTACGATCTCGGCGCCTACATCGCCCAGCTGAAGCCAGACTTGGTGCTGATCACCCTCGGCGCGAACGAGATGGCGATGAAAGACCCCACGCTGCGGGTCCCCTTGATCAAGAAGATCGTCAAGCGCCTGAACGGCACGCCTTGTGTATGGATCGCGACGCCGCTGTGGGGCATGGACAACGGGCTGATGGATCTCATCCGTGACAACAGCGCGCCCTGTCGCTTCATGGACACGAACAAGATCCACCCTGGGATGCCTCGCCTGAGCGACAAGATCCACCCAACCATTGCCGCACGGAAGGGCTGGGCGAAGGTAGTCGTCGAGTGGCTGCAGAACGAGCGCGAGCCCACGCCTGCTCAGGTGTGGCACCTGAAGGGCACACCGGTCGGCGCCGAGCCGGAGCCTGGCGCGGCGAAGTAG
- a CDS encoding SUMF1/EgtB/PvdO family nonheme iron enzyme, producing MIRIPGGEFWVGSRKGSGSDEEWPRFKTKLQPFCLDKTEVTVDAYEACVKDGKCNQASSKHRFCNLRWEGRGKHPINCVDWHQAAAYCKAQDARLPTEVEWEFAARGGEEYRAYSWGSEDPDGRTCWKHPGGSCEVGKYAPGAFGLLDMTGNVWEWTSSSFGPYPWPATNNLSKVYRGGSWSRRFNKWMRTPLRNRFPPKSQGSHLGMRCAVTPSDVSCPAGKAEDGSCLREVLELDCPATEKWNGLRCAKEGAPPCPEGRKEKKGFGCVLEHEADGPAPEVASSPVTRNRTAGFDSDCDAHYPGRPHAYQYVGGTHAKRNAVSGGAGCKNRDVGVGWNSCCCP from the coding sequence ATGATCCGCATCCCCGGCGGCGAGTTTTGGGTCGGCTCCCGCAAAGGCAGCGGCAGCGACGAGGAGTGGCCGCGCTTCAAGACCAAGCTGCAGCCGTTCTGCCTCGACAAGACCGAAGTCACCGTCGACGCGTACGAAGCCTGCGTGAAGGACGGCAAGTGCAACCAAGCGAGCTCCAAGCATCGCTTCTGCAACCTGCGCTGGGAAGGCCGCGGCAAGCACCCGATCAACTGCGTGGACTGGCACCAGGCGGCTGCCTACTGCAAGGCGCAGGATGCACGTCTCCCCACGGAAGTGGAGTGGGAGTTCGCGGCGCGCGGCGGTGAAGAGTACCGCGCCTACTCCTGGGGCAGCGAAGATCCGGATGGCCGAACCTGCTGGAAGCACCCCGGCGGCTCCTGCGAAGTGGGCAAGTACGCGCCCGGCGCGTTTGGCCTGCTCGACATGACGGGTAACGTCTGGGAGTGGACCTCGTCGAGCTTTGGGCCGTACCCGTGGCCCGCCACGAACAATCTCTCCAAGGTCTACCGCGGCGGCAGCTGGAGCCGGCGCTTCAACAAATGGATGCGCACACCGCTCCGCAATCGCTTCCCGCCGAAGAGCCAGGGCTCACACCTCGGCATGCGCTGCGCGGTGACGCCGAGCGACGTGAGCTGCCCGGCGGGGAAGGCAGAGGACGGCAGCTGCCTGCGCGAGGTGCTGGAGCTGGACTGCCCGGCAACGGAGAAGTGGAACGGCCTGCGCTGTGCGAAAGAAGGCGCACCGCCGTGCCCCGAAGGGCGCAAGGAGAAGAAGGGCTTTGGCTGCGTGCTGGAGCACGAAGCCGACGGTCCTGCGCCTGAAGTGGCGAGCAGCCCAGTCACCCGCAATCGCACCGCGGGCTTCGACTCCGACTGCGACGCGCACTACCCGGGCAGGCCACATGCCTACCAGTACGTCGGCGGTACCCACGCCAAGCGCAACGCCGTGAGCGGCGGCGCAGGCTGCAAGAACCGTGACGTTGGAGTCGGTTGGAACTCTTGCTGCTGCCCCTGA
- a CDS encoding ABC transporter ATP-binding protein, which yields MTLDGVERRFAGADRPAVAKLSLQLPAGQTLCLVGPSGCGKSTTLRMIAGLDEPDAGRIAIGEKDMRGVAPQSRDVAMVFQGFALYPHMRARDIIAFPLKMRKVPPAERDKAVSEAAELLDIKHLLDRRPDQLSGGERQRVAMGRAIVRRPEVFLFDEPLSNLDAALRAELRVELGRLLRELGATAVYVTHDQVEAMTLGHQIAVMRAGKLEQLGTPREIYEAPATDFVAGFFGSPPMALCPGETKDGTLRLGDLEVPAPHSGKLCLGIRSEIVHLGEPREAEIGFKATVVTREPLGAETHLELSLGEGTDRPLWIRAKTQGFDAPEVGSEVRAALDPAGLHWFAGEGGKRLSSSESA from the coding sequence GTGACCCTGGACGGCGTCGAGCGCCGGTTTGCCGGGGCCGATCGACCCGCTGTCGCCAAGCTCAGCCTGCAATTGCCCGCGGGCCAGACCCTGTGCCTCGTGGGGCCCTCGGGCTGCGGTAAGAGCACCACGTTGCGCATGATCGCCGGGCTCGATGAGCCGGACGCTGGACGCATTGCGATCGGCGAGAAAGACATGCGCGGGGTCGCGCCCCAGTCTCGCGACGTCGCGATGGTGTTTCAGGGCTTCGCGCTCTACCCCCACATGAGGGCGCGGGACATCATCGCCTTCCCGCTCAAGATGCGCAAAGTGCCGCCGGCGGAGCGGGACAAGGCCGTGAGCGAAGCGGCCGAGTTGCTCGACATCAAGCACCTCTTGGATCGCCGTCCAGATCAGCTGAGCGGCGGTGAGCGTCAGCGTGTAGCCATGGGCCGCGCTATCGTGCGTCGGCCAGAAGTCTTCTTGTTCGACGAACCGCTCAGCAATCTGGACGCGGCGCTGCGAGCGGAGCTCAGAGTGGAGCTTGGGCGGCTCTTGCGAGAGCTTGGGGCGACGGCGGTTTACGTCACCCACGATCAAGTCGAAGCGATGACCCTTGGGCACCAGATCGCCGTGATGCGCGCCGGCAAGCTCGAGCAGCTGGGCACCCCGCGGGAGATCTACGAGGCGCCGGCGACTGATTTCGTTGCGGGCTTCTTCGGGAGCCCACCCATGGCGCTTTGCCCCGGGGAAACTAAAGACGGCACGCTCCGGCTTGGCGATCTCGAGGTCCCTGCGCCGCACTCGGGAAAGCTATGCTTGGGGATCCGTTCGGAGATCGTGCACCTGGGTGAGCCGCGGGAGGCCGAAATTGGCTTCAAAGCCACGGTCGTGACCCGGGAGCCGCTCGGTGCAGAGACCCACCTCGAGCTCTCCCTGGGTGAAGGCACCGACAGGCCGCTCTGGATCCGTGCGAAAACGCAAGGCTTCGACGCGCCGGAGGTCGGCAGCGAAGTGCGGGCGGCCCTCGACCCGGCCGGGCTCCACTGGTTCGCTGGAGAGGGCGGCAAGCGGCTCTCTAGCTCGGAGAGCGCGTGA
- a CDS encoding ABC transporter substrate-binding protein → MKISRRAWLGGAAALATPGLVGCEDRGVPPGRQLVPFWFSYGGKNRKVLEKLVDRYNQSQSENWVHAVFQGDYFENLAKLRTAAAAKAVPAVSHVVGEVIPYLAEAGVLETLDSYPGAKDLGLVKALAQAGSWVGGEERPLVALPFNRSTPIAYLNGAWLKRHNAEPPKTWDEMIALAKTFTFRKGDQTERWGFECPIDWWFWAALVGQAGGQIIEPNGTVSLGGDAGVKAARLWRRMVSEEKIMKPPPGRDYSAWEVTNQDFLAERVGMIWTSTAFLKYLEENAKFPVVAAPLPAETRAAVPSGGTFFVMLKSAPEAQKRGGWEFLRWMMLPEQTIEWATSTGYMPVASAAIEQLERDGYYKQHPNDRVAYDQLSVAFAWPWSPHLFRIQREIVQPRLEKIVLSGADPAESLKQARELAEREIPGAGGAG, encoded by the coding sequence GTGAAGATCTCGCGCCGCGCGTGGCTCGGCGGCGCTGCAGCGCTGGCAACTCCGGGGCTAGTTGGCTGCGAGGATCGCGGCGTACCTCCAGGGCGCCAGCTCGTGCCGTTCTGGTTCAGCTACGGCGGCAAGAACCGCAAGGTGCTGGAGAAGCTCGTCGATCGCTACAACCAGAGCCAGAGCGAGAACTGGGTCCACGCCGTCTTTCAGGGCGACTACTTCGAGAACTTAGCGAAGCTCCGTACCGCTGCCGCCGCCAAGGCGGTGCCCGCGGTCAGTCACGTCGTCGGCGAAGTGATCCCTTACCTCGCGGAAGCAGGCGTCCTCGAGACCTTAGACAGCTACCCCGGCGCGAAGGATCTCGGTCTCGTCAAAGCCTTGGCCCAAGCCGGATCCTGGGTTGGGGGTGAGGAGCGCCCGCTAGTCGCCCTGCCCTTCAATCGTTCGACACCGATCGCTTATCTAAACGGCGCCTGGCTCAAGCGTCACAACGCCGAGCCGCCAAAGACCTGGGACGAGATGATCGCCCTGGCCAAGACCTTCACTTTTCGCAAAGGCGATCAAACCGAGCGCTGGGGCTTCGAGTGCCCCATCGACTGGTGGTTCTGGGCGGCGCTGGTCGGGCAAGCCGGTGGGCAGATCATCGAACCGAACGGCACTGTGAGCCTGGGTGGCGACGCGGGCGTCAAGGCGGCGCGCCTCTGGCGGCGCATGGTGAGCGAAGAAAAGATCATGAAGCCGCCACCCGGCCGCGACTACAGCGCCTGGGAGGTGACGAACCAGGACTTCCTGGCGGAGCGCGTCGGGATGATCTGGACCAGCACCGCGTTCCTGAAATACCTGGAGGAGAACGCGAAGTTCCCCGTCGTCGCCGCGCCACTCCCCGCGGAAACGCGCGCCGCGGTGCCGAGCGGCGGCACCTTCTTCGTGATGCTCAAGTCGGCGCCCGAAGCGCAAAAGCGCGGCGGCTGGGAGTTCTTGCGCTGGATGATGCTGCCGGAGCAGACCATCGAGTGGGCGACGAGCACCGGTTACATGCCGGTTGCGAGCGCGGCGATCGAGCAGCTCGAGCGCGACGGCTACTACAAGCAGCATCCAAACGACCGGGTGGCCTACGATCAACTGAGCGTCGCCTTCGCCTGGCCCTGGTCCCCTCACCTGTTCCGCATCCAGCGCGAGATCGTGCAGCCGAGGCTCGAGAAGATCGTGCTCTCTGGCGCGGACCCGGCTGAGTCTTTGAAACAGGCCCGCGAGCTCGCCGAGCGCGAGATCCCGGGCGCTGGAGGTGCCGGATGA
- a CDS encoding sugar ABC transporter permease — MRPRRPGDPYWMLLPTLLLLAVFFFYPLGFAFFKSFYQWDLLTEPRYVGFDNYSALVASGDLWSTFATTLIFSLIVVVGAMALGLGLALLLNRSGALAGFLRAAIFSAYVVSWVSVALLWMWVLDSENGALSALVRGLGLKPLDWLGDPKVALYSLAGVTIWKIAGYAMVLYLAGLQDIPESLYEAASLDGAGAWERFKNVTWPLLRPTSAFVGTTSLIASFQVFDVVRVMTQGGPVKSTTVFVYAIYEQIFMNLRVGRASALVVVFFFLLLGLTALQLWGWRDKESSR, encoded by the coding sequence CTGCGTCCGCGTCGCCCGGGTGATCCGTACTGGATGCTGCTGCCGACGCTACTGCTCTTGGCGGTGTTCTTCTTTTATCCGCTGGGATTTGCCTTCTTCAAGAGCTTCTACCAGTGGGATTTGTTGACCGAGCCGCGCTATGTCGGCTTCGACAACTACAGCGCGCTCGTCGCCTCGGGTGATCTCTGGAGCACCTTCGCGACCACGCTGATATTCAGCCTGATCGTGGTGGTTGGTGCGATGGCGCTGGGTCTCGGCTTGGCGCTCTTACTGAACCGCTCCGGGGCCCTCGCGGGCTTTCTGCGCGCGGCGATCTTCAGTGCGTATGTGGTGAGCTGGGTCAGCGTGGCGCTGCTCTGGATGTGGGTGCTCGATAGCGAAAACGGCGCGCTCAGCGCGCTGGTGCGCGGCTTGGGGCTCAAGCCCCTCGACTGGCTCGGGGATCCCAAAGTCGCGCTCTATTCGTTGGCTGGAGTTACCATCTGGAAAATTGCCGGGTACGCGATGGTGCTCTACCTTGCGGGTCTGCAGGACATCCCGGAGAGCCTGTACGAGGCCGCAAGCCTCGACGGCGCCGGCGCCTGGGAGCGCTTCAAGAACGTGACCTGGCCGCTCTTGCGACCGACGTCTGCGTTCGTCGGCACCACCAGCCTGATCGCTTCGTTTCAGGTGTTCGATGTGGTGCGGGTGATGACTCAGGGCGGCCCGGTGAAGAGCACCACGGTGTTCGTGTACGCCATCTACGAACAGATCTTCATGAACCTGAGGGTCGGTCGCGCCAGCGCGCTGGTGGTGGTGTTCTTCTTCTTGCTCCTGGGTCTGACCGCGCTGCAGCTCTGGGGCTGGCGGGACAAGGAGTCTTCACGATGA
- a CDS encoding carbohydrate ABC transporter permease, protein MKRESTPKRVLIYGLMLIGLVWLLPYAWMVSTSFKTLPEIVQAPTAPLPSGLSTEAYREVFHSLPLGRYFWNTLLMSVLISVVQIAVALPAGYALSKLGFKGRGVAFGLVVATLLIPAQVRFVPVFALMADWGLVNTMTALVLPFGVSAFGTFLIRQALGNVPNSVVEAARMDGASELYIVFGLLPRMITPTLVAFFMFSFIYHYSDYFWPLVMTTDDQVRTLPLGIALLREQGTGVRWHVVMAGNVLLSMPVLALFAIVQKHLLRAVTSRGM, encoded by the coding sequence ATGAAGCGCGAGTCGACTCCGAAGCGGGTGTTGATCTACGGGTTGATGCTGATCGGCTTGGTGTGGCTCCTGCCCTACGCCTGGATGGTCTCCACCAGCTTCAAGACGCTGCCAGAGATCGTGCAAGCGCCTACCGCGCCGCTGCCTTCGGGGCTCTCCACGGAGGCGTACCGCGAGGTGTTCCACTCATTGCCGCTGGGGCGCTACTTCTGGAACACGTTACTGATGAGCGTGCTGATCAGCGTGGTGCAGATCGCCGTGGCGTTGCCTGCCGGTTACGCGCTCAGCAAGCTGGGCTTCAAGGGTCGCGGGGTGGCGTTCGGCTTGGTGGTCGCCACGCTGCTGATCCCAGCGCAGGTGCGCTTCGTTCCCGTGTTCGCGCTGATGGCGGACTGGGGCTTGGTCAACACGATGACCGCGTTGGTGCTGCCGTTCGGTGTGAGCGCGTTTGGGACCTTCTTGATCCGTCAGGCCCTGGGCAACGTGCCGAACAGCGTGGTGGAAGCGGCGCGCATGGATGGTGCGAGCGAGCTGTACATCGTGTTTGGGCTCTTGCCCCGCATGATCACGCCGACTTTGGTCGCGTTCTTCATGTTCAGCTTCATCTACCACTACAGCGACTACTTCTGGCCGCTGGTGATGACGACGGACGATCAAGTTCGCACGTTACCGCTCGGAATTGCTCTGCTTCGCGAGCAAGGTACCGGCGTGCGCTGGCATGTGGTGATGGCGGGCAATGTGCTCTTGAGCATGCCGGTGCTGGCACTCTTTGCCATCGTACAGAAGCACCTCTTACGGGCCGTGACGTCGCGAGGCATGTGA
- a CDS encoding protein kinase — protein MSVDIQPGTVLAGKYRVERLLGEGGMGVVVEAMQLGLNRRVALKFLRADTQGTLGEVAQIRFEREAQAAAQLRGEHIAQVYDVGTLEGGEPFIVMEFLQGEDLGDLLERRGHLPVTDAVAYVLSACEAIAEAHATGIVHRDLKPANLYLAKRPDGRRQLKVLDFGISKLVSEVSETSASVDLTGTRGTLGSPLYMSPEQLESPRDVDYRADIWALGIILYELLVGKTPFHGNTLAIVHARILVGQYEAPSKLRPELPPELDEIVARCLQHSADARFPTVAHLAIALEGLAQDRMHEIVASTVRIIAASKLATPDLNVAPGSNYPPPSTHAELREALASAPTHALTPSSGDRSTGSGYASGNLGVRISQPEVGSSGAAPATSVEPPAIPDGMPETIANGGKSPWVPMYSPVGQTLGGSAVSSSRDGRSKLGTTLVAAGGVAVLGIAALVWFMTRPVTAESEPQVAAPTQEGLSAPAPPDPTETAAAIEPTVEPAVEPSAEPSAAPSASAEPPKPKAPAVKQQKPATKSTAKAPATGTSDADNMLKYRK, from the coding sequence ATGAGCGTCGACATTCAGCCTGGGACCGTCTTGGCCGGCAAGTACCGCGTGGAGCGGCTGCTGGGTGAAGGCGGTATGGGCGTCGTCGTGGAGGCGATGCAGCTCGGGCTCAATCGCCGCGTGGCGCTCAAGTTCCTGCGTGCAGATACCCAAGGTACCTTGGGCGAGGTCGCGCAGATCCGTTTCGAGCGCGAGGCCCAAGCTGCGGCTCAGCTCCGAGGCGAGCACATCGCACAGGTCTACGATGTGGGCACGCTGGAAGGTGGCGAGCCCTTCATCGTGATGGAGTTTCTGCAGGGAGAAGATCTGGGCGATCTCTTGGAGCGCCGTGGTCACCTCCCCGTCACGGACGCGGTCGCTTACGTGCTGAGCGCCTGCGAAGCCATCGCCGAAGCCCACGCGACGGGCATCGTGCACCGCGATTTGAAGCCTGCGAATCTGTACCTTGCGAAGCGCCCCGACGGGCGGCGTCAGCTCAAGGTGCTCGATTTCGGCATCTCCAAGCTCGTGTCCGAAGTCAGCGAGACATCGGCCTCCGTGGACCTCACGGGCACGCGCGGCACCCTCGGGTCGCCGCTCTACATGTCGCCGGAGCAGCTCGAGTCGCCGCGCGACGTTGATTACCGTGCGGACATCTGGGCGCTTGGCATCATCCTGTATGAGCTCTTGGTCGGCAAGACGCCGTTTCACGGCAACACGCTGGCCATCGTCCACGCTCGCATCCTGGTCGGCCAATACGAGGCCCCCAGCAAGCTGCGCCCAGAGCTCCCGCCGGAGCTCGACGAGATCGTCGCGCGCTGCCTGCAGCACTCTGCGGACGCGCGCTTCCCCACGGTTGCTCACCTGGCGATCGCCTTGGAAGGGCTCGCGCAAGACCGCATGCACGAGATCGTGGCCTCCACGGTGCGCATCATCGCGGCCTCCAAGCTCGCGACGCCGGACTTGAACGTCGCTCCCGGCTCCAACTACCCGCCGCCTTCGACCCACGCGGAGCTGCGGGAGGCGTTGGCGAGCGCGCCGACCCACGCGCTGACACCCAGCAGCGGTGACCGCTCGACGGGCAGCGGCTACGCATCCGGGAACCTGGGCGTGCGCATCTCTCAGCCGGAGGTCGGGAGTTCTGGGGCCGCGCCCGCCACCTCAGTCGAGCCGCCGGCGATCCCCGACGGCATGCCAGAGACCATCGCAAACGGTGGGAAGTCGCCCTGGGTGCCCATGTATTCTCCCGTGGGCCAGACCCTAGGCGGCAGCGCGGTCAGTAGCTCCCGTGACGGTCGCTCGAAGCTCGGCACCACACTCGTTGCCGCTGGAGGCGTCGCGGTCCTCGGCATCGCCGCCCTGGTCTGGTTCATGACCCGACCGGTGACCGCGGAGAGCGAGCCTCAGGTCGCTGCGCCCACCCAAGAGGGACTGAGCGCTCCAGCACCACCAGACCCCACGGAAACAGCCGCAGCGATCGAGCCGACGGTTGAGCCCGCGGTCGAGCCGAGCGCCGAACCTTCCGCCGCGCCCAGCGCGAGCGCTGAGCCCCCCAAGCCCAAGGCGCCTGCGGTCAAACAGCAAAAACCGGCTACCAAATCGACCGCCAAGGCGCCTGCAACCGGGACGAGTGACGCGGACAACATGCTGAAGTATCGAAAGTGA